Within the Flavobacterium sp. N502536 genome, the region ACCTGAACCGATTTCCCACTGTGACCCAACCCATTGTTTTTGAAGTTTCGGTAGGCACCAATTATTTCTTTGAAATTGCCAAGCTTCGTGCATTGCGAAAGCTTTTCAACTTAATTGCCGCGGAATACAATTCCGACTTAGAATGTCATTTATTGGTGACACCAACCAAACGAAATAAAACGATTTACGATTATAACGTTAACATGCTGCGCACCACAACTGAATGCATGTCGGCTATTTTGGGCGGTGCAGATGCTATCGCCAACTTACCTTACGATTCCTTGTATCATAAAGACAATGAATTTGGTGACCGAATCGCCCGCAATCAATTGCTGGTTTTAAAACACGAAAGTTACTTTGACAAAGTCGATAATCCGGCAGATGGCAGTTATTACATTGAAAGCCTGACCCTGCAGCTGGCCGAAAAAAGCTTAGCCTTGTTTAAAGACATCGAAGCAAACGGAGGTTTCCTAAAACTTTTAAACGACGGATCGATCAAAAAGAAAATCCAGGAAAGTGCCGCAAAAGAACAGGAATTGTTCGACTCCAAAAAAGAAATTTTGTTAGGTACCAACAAACATCCCAACAAAGAAGACAAAATGAAACACGATTTAGAATTGTTTCCTTTCGTAAAAGTAAAACCAAGAAAAACATTAATTACTCCAATAATAGAAAAAAGACTGGCCGAAAAACTCGAGCAGGAACGTCTAGAACTTGAATAATCTTTTAAAGTAGTTAATTAAACCATACAACGAAGAGTCTCCATGATTAGAAAAGACCTTACACATATTACGTTAGATGTCGACAGTGCAAAGTTAGACGTGCAGAAGCCTGACTCAGAATCCGCACTTCAGAACTTTACAACAGCTGAAGGGATTGAGCTCAAAAAAAAGTACGCTGACAAAGATATTGAAGATTTAGAGTTCCTGAATTTCGGAGCCGGATTTGCACCAAATTTACGCGGACCTTATGCTACAATGTACGTGAGACGTCCGTGGACGATTCGTCAATATGCAGGATTTTCAACCGCAGAAGAAAGCAATGCTTTTTACAGAAGAAATTTAGCTGCCGGACAAAAAGGACTTTCCATTGCTTTTGATTTACCAACCCATCGCGGTTATGATTCCGATCATGAACGAGTGGTTGGGGATGTTGGAAAAGCCGGAGTAGCGATCGATTCTGTTGAAGACATGAAAGTATTGTTCGATCAGATTCCACTTGACGAAATGTCGGTTTCGATGACGATGAACGGAGCCGTTTTACCTATTATGGCTTTTTATATTGTGGCAGCCGAAGAACAGGGTGTAGCTATCGAAAAATTATCCGGAACCATACAAAACGATATTCTGAAAGAGTTTATGGTGCGTAATACGTACATTTACCCTCCAACTCCTTCCATGAAAATCATTGCTGATATTTTTGAATTTACGAGCAAAAAAATGCCCAAATTCAATTCTATTTCCATTTCAGGATACCACATGCAGGAAGCCGGTGCCACTGCCGATATTGAATTGGCTTACACCTTAGCCGATGGCCTTGAATATATCAGAACTGGGCTTTCAACCGGAATGACTATTGATGATTTTGCGCCAAGATTGTCTTTCTTTTGGGCGATTGGAATGAATCATTTTATGGAAATTGCCAAAATGAGAGCAGGTCGAATGATCTGGGCAAAACTAGTCCAGCAATTTAATCCTAAAAGCGACAAATCTCTAGCGCTTCGAACACACTGTCAGACCAGTGGCTGGAGTTTAACAGAACAGGATCCTTTTAACAATGTAGCCAGAACTTGTATCGAAGCCACGGCAGCAGCCTTTGGCGGAACACAGTCACTGCATACCAATGCACTAGATGAAGCTATTGCTTTACCTACTGATTTCTCGGCAAGAATTGCCCGAAACACGCAAATCTTTCTACAAGAAGAAACTAAAATTACCAAAACGGTTGATCCCTGGGGAGGAAGTTATTATGTGGAAAGCTTAACCGATGAAATACTAAAAAGTACCTGGAAACTGATTGAAGAAGTCGAGGAACTAGGCGGAATGACAAAGGCCATTGAAGCCGGAATTCCGAAATTAAGAATCGAAGAAGCAGCGGCCAGAAAACAAGCAAGAATAGACAGCGGACAAGATATAATTGTAGGTGTCAATCAATATCGCTTAGAAAAAGAAGATCCTTTGCATATTCTGGATGTTGACAACCAGATGGTACGTAAACAGCAAATCGAT harbors:
- a CDS encoding methylmalonyl-CoA mutase subunit beta, translated to MATTLFDDFNPISSKQWKQKIQFELDGADYNQTVIWNSPEDIQVKPFYDRDEFTKAVPVQTQVSNFKICQNIFVYDIEKSIQRAINTLERGAESLRFTIENETTDVQKLLEALPLENRVVYFNLNFISIDFVQLLDRISIEKKAIFYCNLDPIGHLAREGNWFTTADKSNFDTLEKITKAVTNISVLSVDLGLYQNAGANITQQIAYSLAHANEYLNRFPTVTQPIVFEVSVGTNYFFEIAKLRALRKLFNLIAAEYNSDLECHLLVTPTKRNKTIYDYNVNMLRTTTECMSAILGGADAIANLPYDSLYHKDNEFGDRIARNQLLVLKHESYFDKVDNPADGSYYIESLTLQLAEKSLALFKDIEANGGFLKLLNDGSIKKKIQESAAKEQELFDSKKEILLGTNKHPNKEDKMKHDLELFPFVKVKPRKTLITPIIEKRLAEKLEQERLELE
- the scpA gene encoding methylmalonyl-CoA mutase, which encodes MIRKDLTHITLDVDSAKLDVQKPDSESALQNFTTAEGIELKKKYADKDIEDLEFLNFGAGFAPNLRGPYATMYVRRPWTIRQYAGFSTAEESNAFYRRNLAAGQKGLSIAFDLPTHRGYDSDHERVVGDVGKAGVAIDSVEDMKVLFDQIPLDEMSVSMTMNGAVLPIMAFYIVAAEEQGVAIEKLSGTIQNDILKEFMVRNTYIYPPTPSMKIIADIFEFTSKKMPKFNSISISGYHMQEAGATADIELAYTLADGLEYIRTGLSTGMTIDDFAPRLSFFWAIGMNHFMEIAKMRAGRMIWAKLVQQFNPKSDKSLALRTHCQTSGWSLTEQDPFNNVARTCIEATAAAFGGTQSLHTNALDEAIALPTDFSARIARNTQIFLQEETKITKTVDPWGGSYYVESLTDEILKSTWKLIEEVEELGGMTKAIEAGIPKLRIEEAAARKQARIDSGQDIIVGVNQYRLEKEDPLHILDVDNQMVRKQQIDQLTTIKATRDTEKVNQSLEKLIHCAKTGEGNLLAIAIEAARNRATLGEISDALESVFGRFKAQIKSFSGVYSAAIKNDENFEKAKQLADAFAKQEGRRPRIMIAKMGQDGHDRGAKVVATGYADVGFDVDIGPLFQTPAEAAKQAVENDVHILGVSSLAAGHKTLVPQVIEELKKHGREDIMVIVGGVIPAQDYQFLFDAGAVAVFGPGTKISEAAIKILEILID